The Phaeodactylum tricornutum CCAP 1055/1 chromosome 2, whole genome shotgun sequence DNA window CAAAGATCTAAAGAAGATTTGCAATGATTTCtaaaatattgcggaatatttgttGCAAATCCAAGGTACAAGGTTGAATAAAGTGCATTTGCATTTCTATTTGTCATTGCACGAAGTGTCAAAGTTTTATTTACAGTTTTGGATCCCttttttcccgttgtggttttgaggggacacatctctccatgtaGCGCTCTCTGGTTTAgatgtgaggggactagaaaacccctacaTCAAGCGTTCGtgtggggttcatatccctgAGTCTACTAGACAAGTCTTTTAGATTCTGTTTTACGCCTCTGTTCACCTTACGAAAGCATCTACTATCCAGCGATTCCTTACATCAGGCACAATTCTAGACCCTTATCGTCGCAGTTTCCCACTTCTCCGTAAAATGGTAGGAAACAAAGTGCAGTCCTGGATTTGTGTCATTCACGGACATTCAATTTGGATGCTAGTATTACGGGAGCAAATTAGGTTTTTGTTTGTACCGCGTGCGCGTGTCGGCACCGTCCTTCGTCGCAGTCTCACAGCCTTCTGGCGCATTGCACCAGGGTTGGCATATAACAAATAGCAAAAGGTTGTTATCGGCAACACACCGCAAGGGAAGCGAAAGATTTGAACAAGCCTCTGTGGCAAAGTATATTTTATGTCTAAGATTTGACATGGTTGGTTTTAGTGCTAGTTGTTATCTACTTTCGTCCCTTTCCGCCGTGGACATGATCGCGTCTAACTGTCCCATGACACGGAGCAACATCTTCTGAGCGCGGCATTCACCGGAAACCTGTGTGGTCAGCTTATCGAACAGTTCGTCGATTACTTCGGACTGTCCAGAAACGTTGCTGTAAATATCAATCAGTTTGTTCGCCACACCCACCAATAATGCAGAAAACCGAGGGCGAGCAACGTAGCGTACCGTAAAGGAAAGCAGCGGCTCTAAGCTTTCTTCGTCGCGGTTTGATAGCGCAATCGTCAGGCCTCTGCGTTTTCCGAGCTCTTCCAATACGGCCACCACCACTTGTGGAATGCGCGTCTTTAGAGCTTCGTCCAGCGCATCCCCGTAACGAAATTCCTTCAACGCAATATCAAAATTTCGTAGCTTTCGCTTCTTGCTTGTTGCTTCTACCACATAGTCTCCTTCAACAACGTCCGCATTCATTCCTCTCGTGAAGAAGGAATACGTTCCGGCCTTAGGCTCGCGCTGGCGTTTATGCTGTGTAAGGCTAGGTCCCTTTTGCCGGACCAAAACCGTTCCCTCTATGGTTCCAATCGCTAACCGATCCGCAGCCTCGTTCATGGCCAAGCAAGTGATCGACATTGGTAACTTGATGCCATGCAAATGTGCTATTTGACCTGTCTGACTGTCCCACGTGTGCACACGAAAGAGACCATCCAAGCCAGCCGTCACAATCCGTACGTAGGTTTCTCCGGTTTCGGAATTTTCTCGGGGTGCTGCGATCAAACTCGTGATCGTTTTGCGATGTTGGGCCAGTGTCGTCGAGACGCATAATCCCGTAAGTGGATTCCACACCTTGACAGCGGTTCCGCCCACAGATAAGAGCCAAACCGGCACGTTGGGATCCGTCGAAGGCATCAGGAGAATTGCCTCAACCGGAGCACCGTGTGACAAAACTGACAAACACCGGTCCTCCTGTGGTATCTCTTTCGAATCTTCTTGTTGCTTTGCAGACACAATATCGTCCATGCTCCAAATACGAATGGTGTGATCGTAGCTGCCAGTAAAGGCCAAGGCTCGATTCGGCCAGCTGCCTTGAGACTCCTTCGCTGGCATCTGCCACAATTCCGCACATCGTATGGCGTCTCCATGTCCTGTCAATTCCAAAAGCGCATTCCGCGCACCCAGTGCTCCCTGCGACAGTTGCCATACGCGCACCACACCATCGTCGCCGGCGGAAAGTAGATGTTGTCCATCGCGAAACCACTGTAAAACCCTCATCGGTAGCTTTGCCGTGGTGGTGGACTCGAAGGTACACAAGGTGGCCCGCGAGGTGGCGTCGGCAATCCGGACTTGCCCGTTTTCCAAACCAACCGCCATCAGGCGTCCATCGTGACGGTAGGCCGCCGTCAGAGCCAAATGTCCTCCCGTTTGGACTTGTCGGTCGGCGACAATATCATTCGCGACTCGTCGTGAATGACGGGTTAACTGACGATGAAAAGTGCTCTGTTGTGTTGTTCCGTACAAACGTACTCGAGGTCCGCTGACAACGGCCAACGGGTTGAACGAAGTAAAGGCTGCTGGTCCGAACAGGACTTTGTGCACCATCGCCGCCGAGCCGGCTTTGAGGAGCAGCTTACGCGGATGTGCGAATTGTGGGATACTACCGGAGGCATCACCTAATCCGAATTTATTGGACCAGTAGCGAGCCTCGGACGAATCGGATACGGCTCCCGGTAAGGCTGAGGTTATACTTTTGGTGGTGGGCTTTTTGCTTTGCAGTTCAATCGACGGCTTGAActcgttggtggtggtgcgAGCCGTTGTAATTACCGTCGTCATGGTTGGCGTCTGGATGGTCGCAAAGCGTTTAAAGTGGATATAGATCAAGCAATGAGGATACAATGCATTCCGATAGTGTGGCTTGCAGAATATGTGGTATTAACAGAAAGGTAGACTTTCTCTGTCATGGTCCCTTCCTCAATTTGACAGAGAGTGTCGCGTCTTTGCTTGGTTCCTGGGGTAGAGTGTGTTGCGCAGGACAGACGAAAAAATACATGTCCTGTCGACGGTTGGAGAAACACGATAAGTATGGTCGAAGACATACTGTAACATTATATAGAAAAGTTGTCACTGTGATGTGAATTCATGAATACTGGCTGTGAGTGACATGCTCTGTTATGAAGAAGATATCAAGGACACTTCCTCGACACAGTATTGATCTTGGGAGGACGTCACGGTTCCAATCAGCAGTAGGCAAGAATTCTTGGATTTCGATAGGCGCGGTCCGAGGAACGAAGAGATCTCGCGGGAGGCAGTCGACAATGAGATCCGAGTTGTCCGTGACTGTTCTCACGTGCAAAAAAGATGTCGCTGGTAAGTCGTGATACCTCCAATCGAATCAGCCCAGTTATCGATGGCAAGGAAACGAACAAAACGCGCAAAGAACTCCGTTAAAATACACGATCAGCAACAGCATGGCGAAAAAGGCCTTGCTCGACGTTCTCGAACAGACTATTGGTAAGTACGTCAAGAACCTCGACGCCGAATCCCTCAACGTCGCGGTATGGAGCGGTAAAATCGAGCTCAACGCGCTCGAACTCAATTGTGATGCGGTCAATCTCGCCCTCGATCGACAGGCAGCCGAAACCCCCAATCTAGCTATTCCGTTCAAAGTCGTGGGCGGACAGTTTCGAAGCTTCCAAGTTGACGTACCGTGGGCGCACCTCATGAGTCGTCCTGTGGTGCTAAGGGCCCAGGGCCTGAGTGTCACGGTGGAGCCTTACGATCGGACCGCACAGGCGGACTTCCTGCACGCCCTTCATGCTAGCGAAGAAGAGCGCGCCAGCAAAGTTCAACAGATGCGCGAGAAAGCGATGGCTGATGAAGACGATTACCGTCGCAAGGCGAACGCCTTTCGTCAACTCGCCGCAGAAGACTTGGACGGGGGATCTAATTCGCCATCAGCTACTAGTAACAGCAACGCTTCATTTGGTGCGCGCCTAGTCCGACGCATCATTGAGAACATTCAGGTGGAAATTTCAAACGTGCATATTCAGCTACATGGTTCGGAAAGTTCGGCTGGAATTGTACTCGAATCTCTCGTGTTGACTACGACGGACGAAAATGGCAATGTGGCATTTGTGGACCGGACCGGCAAGAAAGCGATCAACCAGGCGAACTCGTTTTTGTACAAAGCGCTGCGTATTGTCGGTCTGGGCGTTTATATGGACGAGGATGAGATGCGCTCTTCCGCTTCCCTGTCTAAACACAAACAACAGCTATTTGCAATCCAGGAAAATAACGAACCTGATGAGCCTGATCACACGTACGTACTGGCCCCCCTCTCGTTTGAAGCTACACTGCGGCAAGCCGATAGCAATGCATGTGTTGAGTTTCCAAAATACATGTTGGCGAGTGAGCTGGACTCGCTGAGCATACTTTTGTCCAAGACACAACTCGAGCTCGGGCACAAGATTGTCGAGCAGATTCGACCATCAGAAGAAGCGGCAGTACCGCTGTTTCCGGAGTACCGACCACTTCAACGCGTGACGAAAGACACGGCGCGTGAGTGGTGGAGGTACGCATACCGGTGCATTGGTCGGATGAACGGGCGTCGATCATGGAGCGAATTTATCTTGGCGTTTCGGCGACGGAAAGCATACATCCCGCTATACAAGAGACAGGCACATTACAAAAATGGCTCGTGGCTAAAACCTTTAACCGTGGCTGAAAGTGAAGTTATTCAGAACATTGAAGAAGATCGCTCCATTTCGCTGGAAGGACTTATGACATGGAGAAACATTGCTGACGCCCAGTTTGAGAAAGAGAGACAAAAGAGCGACTTAACGACGGAAGGCAAAAAAGGAAGTTTGTTTCATTCCTTGTTTGGTGGGAATGCGAAGCCGAAGGGAAACCCTGATGTCTTCCCGTCTGAAGAGGAGCCTCCCGTTCAGTTGACTgttgaagaaatgaaggaaTTGGAAATCGTTACTATGGATCAAGTGGCCGACGCTGAGCTTACCGACGACAGCCAGCTATGCGACGTTGGATTCACCTTGGGTTCCTTCAAAATCCACCTCACATCCTACAACTTGAGTCCTGTGGCTTCCTTGGAAATGGGCACCGTGACATCTAAGTTTAAGGCAAGTGCTGACGGCTCATTTGACTTCGATTTTTCGATGAGTAGCCTTGCCGTTCTCGACAAGGTTACGGTGGGCACATTGTTTCCGATCATCCTCCAGAATCAAACCCGATCGGATGTTACCGTGGAAATGGACAAAGCTTTCGGGATGCGGCTTGCAAAAACAAAGGGCGGCGATCAAGACCTGAAAATACGGCTGAATACATTTGAAGCGGTTGCATCGCCGATATTACTCAGGGAGCTCAAAAGGTTCATCACGCAAAGTCAACACATTCCTCGGTCCAAAGCGAATAATCCAAATGTGTTGCTCCGTGAGTCCATATCGGGCTCGGTCGATCTTTTCTATGACGCGGTGGAAGCGAATGCAGCGAGCGAGTTAAATTCGAGTGATCAAAATGTGGAGAGTTCTTCTAAGGTAGTTTCTGACTTCTCAGTGGCTATGATTGATGCttggaaaacaaaaactGAAACAAAGGCGTCGTGGACAGTTGATTTCAACATTCAAGCACCAATAGTCATTGTTCCAGAAAACTGCGTCGACTCTAGAGCAAACGTGCTTATCTTTGACCTCGGTCATCTCCAAATGAAATATGGAAAGACTGGAGCGGGAATGGCACAGCAGGTGGAAGCGTGGTTTCGCAATCATCCTCGACTGAAAGACAATAGAGATTCTGATTCTGTTATTGATTGCGGCTCCCTTTCGATAACGAGTCTCACATTTATGGTTGGAAAAGCAAACTACTGGAGAAGGCTGGTAAGGAAACATGAAGAAGGCGGGTTTAAAGTTGATAACGACGCGGTGATTGAACCGATTTCGATCTTGATTGATCTTGGTATAGAGAGTTACGTTGGAGAGCATCCCAGGGTCTGTGTATTTGGAGTCATTCCGTCCGTGAGTGTGGGAATTGCCCCTTCTCAACTTTCTCGGATTCTTGTTGTGTTCGAGACGTGGGCGGAGGTTGCAAA harbors:
- a CDS encoding predicted protein — translated: MTTVITTARTTTNEFKPSIELQSKKPTTKSITSALPGAVSDSSEARYWSNKFGLGDASGSIPQFAHPRKLLLKAGSAAMVHKVLFGPAAFTSFNPLAVVSGPRVRLYGTTQQSTFHRQLTRHSRRVANDIVADRQVQTGGHLALTAAYRHDGRLMAVGLENGQVRIADATSRATLCTFESTTTAKLPMRVLQWFRDGQHLLSAGDDGVVRVWQLSQGALGARNALLELTGHGDAIRCAELWQMPAKESQGSWPNRALAFTGSYDHTIRIWSMDDIVSAKQQEDSKEIPQEDRCLSVLSHGAPVEAILLMPSTDPNVPVWLLSVGGTAVKVWNPLTGLCVSTTLAQHRKTITSLIAAPRENSETGETYVRIVTAGLDGLFRVHTWDSQTGQIAHLHGIKLPMSITCLAMNEAADRLAIGTIEGTVLVRQKGPSLTQHKRQREPKAGTYSFFTRGMNADVVEGDYVVEATSKKRKLRNFDIALKEFRYGDALDEALKTRIPQVVVAVLEELGKRRGLTIALSNRDEESLEPLLSFTVRYVARPRFSALLVGVANKLIDIYSNVSGQSEVIDELFDKLTTQVSGECRAQKMLLRVMGQLDAIMSTAERDESR